One genomic segment of Musa acuminata AAA Group cultivar baxijiao chromosome BXJ3-3, Cavendish_Baxijiao_AAA, whole genome shotgun sequence includes these proteins:
- the LOC135581294 gene encoding zinc finger protein ENHYDROUS-like — MMELENSSVMTVSNSGSGEGSVSSSSQLQLPAPPPQPPPPNPVVKKKRNLPGTPDPEAEVIALSPKTLLATNRFVCEICNKGFQRDQNLQLHRRGHNLPWKLRQRTGKEPRKRVYVCPEPSCVHHDPSRALGDLTGIKKHFCRKHGEKKWKCDKCSKKYAVQSDWKAHSKVCGTREYRCDCGTLFSRRDSFITHRAFCDALAEESGKKGPGAQTADPKPPAEEEKATATEEETAAEEVTAATEAAVETAPAAVVAAPLPPQQVAPLELQEPAEPTELPQYMPPPSASLANTSGVSCSSSSSSNTSLFASLFASTTSTAVAHSTATFSDLMSVMGHADRPLTEPPSLCLATNGGPASLFSPQAQSHDRRPFAPPPPSPHMSATALLQKAAQMGAAATGSSFLKGFGLDASSGQQENIQDDGLQWGHQRKLEPEPAPMLSAGLGLGLPYEPDLMMGSSSLFVSKPATLDFLGLGMGPVDGTANGGLSALMTSVSGGGGGGLNMGPGTAAAGWEGTERKPSSPAIR, encoded by the exons ATGATGGAATTGGAGAATTCCTCCGTCATGACCGTCTCCAACTCCGGCTCCGGCGAGGGCAGCGTCTCGTCGTCGAGCCAACTTCAGCTCCCCGCGCCGCCCCCGCAACCGCCGCCGCCGAATCCGGTggtcaagaagaagaggaatctCCCCGGAACGCCAG ATCCGGAGGCGGAGGTGATCGCGCTGTCTCCCAAGACGTTGTTGGCGACCAACCGGTTCGTGTGCGAGATCTGCAACAAGGGATTCCAGCGGGACCAGAACCTGCAGCTGCATCGGAGGGGGCACAATTTGCCGTGGAAACTGCGGCAGAGGACGGGAAAGGAGCCGCGGAAGCGGGTGTACGTGTGCCCGGAGCCGAGCTGCGTGCACCACGACCCGTCGCGGGCGCTCGGCGATCTCACCGGCATCAAGAAGCACTTCTGCCGGAAACACGGggagaagaagtggaagtgcgACAAGTGCTCGAAGAAGTACGCCGTGCAGTCCGACTGGAAGGCCCATTCCAAGGTCTGCGGAACCCGCGAGTATCGCTGCGACTGCGGCACGCTCTTTTCCCG GCGAGATAGCTTCATCACCCACAGAGCATTCTGCGACGCGCTCGCGGAGGAGAGTGGCAAGAAGGGGCCAGGGGCGCAGACTGCGGATCCAAAGCCACCGGCGGAGGAAGAGAAGGCAACGGCAACCGAAGAAGAGACGGCGGCTGAGGAAGTAACAGCAGCAACAGAGGCGGCGGTGGAAACAGCTCCGGCCGCGGTGGTCGCGGCTCCGTTGCCACCACAGCAGGTGGCCCCGCTGGAGCTACAAG AGCCAGCTGAGCCGACCGAATTGCCACAGTACATGCCGCCGCCGTCGGCGTCGCTGGCCAACACCAGCGGTGTCagttgcagcagcagcagtagcagcaacaCCAGCCTGTTTGCGAGCCTCTTTGCGTCGACTACCTCCACCGCAGTAGCCCACAGCACGGCCACCTTCTCCGACCTCATGAGCGTGATGGGCCACGCTGACCGGCCGCTCACGGAACCTCCCTCGCTATGTCTCGCCACCAACGGAGGCCCGGCGTCGTTGTTCTCGCCGCAGGCGCAATCTCATGACCGGCGTCCCTTCGCTCCGCCGCCGCCCTCCCCCCACATGTCAGCCACCGCGCTGCTGCAGAAGGCAGCTCAGATGGGTGCCGCCGCCACGGGCTCATCCTTCCTCAAGGGGTTCGGCCTCGACGCTTCCTCGGGGCAGCAGGAGAACATCCAGGATGACGGCCTGCAATGGGGTCACCAGCGAAAACTGGAGCCGGAGCCAGCACCAATGCTATCGGCGGGGCTCGGGCTCGGGCTCCCTTACGAGCCGGACCTGATGATGGGTTCCTCTTCCTTGTTCGTGTCGAAACCAGCGACGCTGGACTTCCTAGGTCTGGGGATGGGTCCAGTGGACGGCACCGCCAACGGCGGCCTATCGGCATTGATGACTTCGGtcagtggcggcggcggcggcggcctcaACATGGGACCAGGAACAGCTGCCGCAGGGTGGGAAGGGACGGAGAGGAAGCCGTCTAGCCCTGCCATTCGCTAG